GTTCTGCCGTACGAAGGCTCATACCAGAGACGGACCCTTCCCGGGCAAGTTTGTCAACTGCCCACCGCAGATGAACGGTTGACGACTACCGTGTGTGTCCGGTGATCAACGGTGGGCTCACGTCGTCTTGTGGTGCCCGTCCGCTGAGCCGCAGCTGAACACCCGTAGTACGGCCACGTACCAAGGACGCTGATGTCTCAACTTCGCGCACCCGCCGCGCGGCCGGAGCGCCGCGAGGGCGGCGGACGCCACGGTCGGTCGGGCTCACGCACCCCCGCCGCAGGCCCCCGTTCCCCCCGCACTCCTCCCTCAGGCAGGCAGCAGCCCAGACCGGCATCGGCACCGGAGTCCCGGATACGTCCCCGACTGCTGCGCAGCGCGGTCATCCCCGCCGTGGTCGCCACGCTCAGCGGCGCCGCCGCGGTGCTCTTCACCATCCGGTCGACCGCACTGCGGCCATCGATCGCCCTCTGGCTCGCCCTGCTGGGCTCAGCAGCCCTGGCCATCGCGGCCGTGGTTGCCGCGGTCCTCAGCGCGAACCGGACCGCGAGGTCCGTCGCCGACCGCTGCGACAGGCTGCGCCGCTCGACCGCCCGCAGCCAGGCGGAGCTCCGCACGGTCATGGAGGGACTGCGCCGAGGTGAGCGCCCGGGGCCCCGCTGCGATATAGCGGTCCCCGACGGAGAAGCTGACGAATTCGAGCTGCTCGCCCATGAGCTCAACCGGTCCCATGACGCCGCCGTCGCCGCGGTGGTCCAGGCATCCCGGCTCGCCGGCGCCGGCAGCGATCAGAGGGTAGAGGTCTTCGTCAACCTGGCTCGCAGACTGCAGTCCCTTGTCCATCGTGAGATCCAGCTGCTCGACGAGCTGGAGAACGAGGTCGAGGACCCCGAGCTGCTCAAGGGCCTCTTCCATGTCGACCACCTCGCCACCCGGATTCGCCGCCACGCGGAGAACCTCGCCGTGCTCGGTGGTGCCATCTCCCGCCGTCAGTGGTCGAATCCGGTCACGATGACCGAAGTGCTTCGTTCCTCGATCGCCGAGGTCGAACAGTACCCGCGAGTGAAACTCGTGCCGCCGATCGACGGCACCCTACGCGGCCACGCCGTGGCCGATGTCATCCATCTGCTCGCCGAACTGGTCGAGAACGCCACGCTGTTCTCAGCCCCGCACACCCAGGTCCTGCTGCGTGCCTCCCATGTCACGGCCGGCCTCGCCGTCGAGGTGGAGGACCGGGGCCTCGGCATGTCCGCCGATGAGCAGCACCGGATGAACTCCCTGCTCGCCGACCCCGACCAGGCCAACGTGGCCAAGATGCTGCAGGACGGCCGCATCGGGCTGTTCGTGGTGTCCGCTCTCGCGCGTCGGCACGGTGTCGCGGTGCGCCTCCAGTCCAATATCTACGGTGGCATCCAGGCCGTACTCGTACTGCCGAAGGGCCTGCTCGGTGAGGAGGCCGACGCCGCCCCGCAGACGGGACAGACTCCGGTGTACGAGCCCGACCGGATCGGCCCGAACTCCGTCGTGCCGCCTCCGGTGCACAACGCCCCCGCACCCGCCACGGCTTCCGCACCCGTCACCGACCCGCCGCCCACGACCACCCCGGTCGGCGGCCCGCAGCGCTCACTCACCTACGTCACCACGGGTCCCGGCATCCCGCACCAGCCACCTCAGCGACCGGCTCATCCCCCGCGGCCGGCGCAGCGACCGGACGCCACCGCCCACAGCCCGCTCCCGACACCCGGTGCGACCGGCCCGCGCCCCACGCTCCCCAAGCGCCGCGCCCAGGAACACCTGGCGCCGCAACTGCGCCACGATCCGGTCCCGCGGCCCGCAGAGGAGCAGGCGATCCACGACCCGGGCCTGATAGCCGCCTTCCAGCGCGGTATCGGCCTCGCACAGAACCAGAGTCCCCCGACCGCCCCCCACGAACCGCACCTTCGGGGCGACACCCACAAGGAGTAGATGCACCATGGCGAGCGATACGCCGACCGGTCATTCATCGGATCTCGACTGGCTGCTCAGCGGACTGGTCCAGAGAGTGCCGTACACCCACAACGCGGTGCTGCTTTCCTGTGACGGCCTGGTGAAGTCCGTGCACGGCCTCGACGCCGACAGCGCCGACCACATGGCCGCGTTGGCATCCGGGCTGTACTCACTCGGCCGCAGCGCAGGTGCCCGGTTCGGTGACGGCGGCGAGGTCCGCCAGGTCGTGGTCGAACTCGACTCGACCCTGCTCTTCGTGTCCACCGCGGGTTCGGGCACCTGCCTGGCCGTGCTCGCCGGGCGCGAGGCGGACGCCGCGGTCCTCGGATACGAGATGGCGATGCTCGTCAAGAGCGTGCGGCCCTATCTGGTCACCCCGGCGAGACAGCCGGCCGGAGCGCCCACCATCACGGGCCACTGACCGTGCCCGCCCCGCAGGACGGGCCCTGGCTCGACGACGCGGCCGGGCGCCTCATCCGTCCGTACACGGTGAGCGGCGGCAGGACCCGTCCGACGGCCGCACTCGACCTGCTCTCGCTGGTGATGGCGACCGGCTCGGCGCCGCAGTCCCATCTGGGCCCCGAGCACACCCTGGCGCTCGGGCTGTGTGACGGACCCACATCGGTGGCGGAGATCTCCGCGCATCTGCGGCTCCCGGCGGTCGTCACCAAAGTGCTCCTGTCCGATCTCGTGGAGTGCGGCGCCGTCACCGCGCGGGCGCCCCGCTTCCAGGAGGCCCCTACCGACCGCTCTCTGCTGGAGGCAGTGCTCGATGGCCTACGACGACGGCTCTGAAATCCGCAGCCTCCCGGGACGTTCGGCCGCTGACCGCTTCCCCTCCGCGTTGAAGATCCTGGTCGCGGGGGGATTCGGGGTCGGCAAGACGACCTTCGTCGGAGCGGTGAGCGAGATCGAGCCGCTGAGCACGGAGGAACTGCTGACCACGGTCGGTGAGGCGACGGACCGGCTCGACGGGGTCGAGTCCAAGACCACCACGACCGTCGCCATGGACTTCGGCCGTATCACCCTCGACGAACACCATGTGCTGTACCTCTTCGGCACGCCGGGCCAGGAGCGCTTCTGGTTCATGTGGGACGAACTCTCCGAAGGAGCACTGGGTGCCGTCGTGCTGGCCGACACCCGCCGCCTGGAGGAGTCCTTCGCCGCTGTCGACTTCTTCGAACGGCGGGGTATCGGGTTCGTCGTCGCCGTCAACGAGTTCGACGGTGCCCACCGATATGAGCCGGATGAGGTGCGGGCCGCCATCGACCTCAAACCGGAGATACCCGTCGTGCTGTGCGACGCCCGTATCGGCAGTTCCGGGATACGGACCCTGGTCACCCTCGTCCAGTATCTGCTGACCACCACACCGGCACCCGCGGCGGTGCCGAGCTACGGAGCACACTGATGACGTACGACCCCACCGGGCACCTGCTGCTCACCCCCATCGACCGCGACGCGCCGATACGGGTGGGCAGGCTGCGCCAACTAGGGCTGGGGGAGCGGGCGGAGCCGGCCTTCGACGACTTCGCGCACCGCCTTGCCGAAGTGACCCGAGCCCCGTACTCGATGGTCAACTTCATCGATGAGAACCAGCAGTTCTTCGCCGGGCTGCACACTCCGACGGGCAGCCACTCCGGAGAGCAGCTCGACGCGGCGACCGCGGCGACGGGCGCCGACGTGAGCCGCTTCATGGCACGCGACCACGGCTACTGCCCCCATGTGGTGGTGCGGCGCAAGGCACTCGTCCTGGAGGACGTGTGCGACTACCCGCGATTCGCCGGGAATCCGGTCGTCGACGAGATCGGTATCCGGTCCTATCTCGGGGCGCCGTTGATCGACCGTACGGGGATCGCGCTCGGCACGATCTGCGTGGTGGACACGGAGCCGCGCCCCTGGGGCCGGGCCGGGCTCGAGACGATCAAGGCACTGGCCGCCGAACTGGCGGAGCAGATCCACCGCCGTGAGGACGTCGGAATCTGATGGTGTGTCGTGACACCGGGGCGACGGCGGAGCGCACGGTGTGATGTGGTGATGGAATGCCGCGTCGGCACCGAGGGTGGGCAGTGACGCGGGATGCCGCAGGCGTGTGGGACGGAGGGCCGGGACACCGAACGATGACCGCGCCGAAGACGCTTCGTCGGCCGGTCGGCCCCACCCCGTCACAGGGCGGGAGTCAGCCGGGTGACCTCCGAAAGGGTCTGCGACCACTGCCCCTTGGCGGTGCCCAACGCCACCTCACCGAGCCGTAGCAGTTGGACGTCCGAGGTGCCGGCGGGCGCGAAGATGTGGTGGGCGTCTCGCAGATAGCGCTCGATGGGGCGGTCGGTGAAGAGTCCGGCCGCCGCATGGATCTCCATCGCGTTCCGCGCCGAGTCCAGGGCCGATTCGACATTGACCAGCTTCGCGTTCATCAGCTCCGCGTCGCAGGGAATCCCCTGGTCCAGCAGATGAACCGCGTGGTAGGCGGCAAGCCGCGCAGTCATCAGACGTGACTGTAGCTGCCCCAACTTCATCTTGATGGAGGGGAGTTCATGCAGAGGCGCGCCGTAACGTCGGCGTTCCGAGCAGAAGCGCGTGCTCTCCTCCAGGATCGCCTCGTGGATGCCGAGCGCGACCGCGGTGAGGTTCGCCCGTCCGTACAGCACGCTGGAGGAATAGGCGACGGCGAGGCCGTCTCCCTCCGCGCCGAGCCGGTTCGTCACCGGTACCCGGCAGTTGTCGAAGAACAGCTCTCCGAAGCTGAAACCGTGCAGGCCCATGGTCGGCTTCTGTTCACCCGTGCGAAAGCCGGGCCGGCCCGATTCGACCAGGAGGGCGGTCAGGCCCCCTGATCCCGGACCCGTGCGGACCACGACGCCGTGCAGATCGCCGACATGGCTGTTGCCGACGTACACCTTTCGGCCATTGACGACATACTCGTCGCCGTCACGTACGGCGGTGGCGGTCATGCCCAGCACATGACCGCCCGACTCGGGCTC
This DNA window, taken from Streptomyces sp. SCSIO 30461, encodes the following:
- a CDS encoding acyl-CoA dehydrogenase family protein, with translation MDGYFTSRPHHQLRESVRRFAENEVRPRVAAMESARTVHHELSRLIARRGWLGATIDKAYGGMGAGHLAKTIIIEELSRVSAAMGAMVQASQLGAAKVVHFGSEEQKKTWLPAIAAGECLPTIAVTEPESGGHVLGMTATAVRDGDEYVVNGRKVYVGNSHVGDLHGVVVRTGPGSGGLTALLVESGRPGFRTGEQKPTMGLHGFSFGELFFDNCRVPVTNRLGAEGDGLAVAYSSSVLYGRANLTAVALGIHEAILEESTRFCSERRRYGAPLHELPSIKMKLGQLQSRLMTARLAAYHAVHLLDQGIPCDAELMNAKLVNVESALDSARNAMEIHAAAGLFTDRPIERYLRDAHHIFAPAGTSDVQLLRLGEVALGTAKGQWSQTLSEVTRLTPAL
- a CDS encoding roadblock/LC7 domain-containing protein, whose amino-acid sequence is MASDTPTGHSSDLDWLLSGLVQRVPYTHNAVLLSCDGLVKSVHGLDADSADHMAALASGLYSLGRSAGARFGDGGEVRQVVVELDSTLLFVSTAGSGTCLAVLAGREADAAVLGYEMAMLVKSVRPYLVTPARQPAGAPTITGH
- a CDS encoding DUF742 domain-containing protein; the encoded protein is MPAPQDGPWLDDAAGRLIRPYTVSGGRTRPTAALDLLSLVMATGSAPQSHLGPEHTLALGLCDGPTSVAEISAHLRLPAVVTKVLLSDLVECGAVTARAPRFQEAPTDRSLLEAVLDGLRRRL
- a CDS encoding ATP/GTP-binding protein; this translates as MAYDDGSEIRSLPGRSAADRFPSALKILVAGGFGVGKTTFVGAVSEIEPLSTEELLTTVGEATDRLDGVESKTTTTVAMDFGRITLDEHHVLYLFGTPGQERFWFMWDELSEGALGAVVLADTRRLEESFAAVDFFERRGIGFVVAVNEFDGAHRYEPDEVRAAIDLKPEIPVVLCDARIGSSGIRTLVTLVQYLLTTTPAPAAVPSYGAH
- a CDS encoding GAF domain-containing protein, whose protein sequence is MTYDPTGHLLLTPIDRDAPIRVGRLRQLGLGERAEPAFDDFAHRLAEVTRAPYSMVNFIDENQQFFAGLHTPTGSHSGEQLDAATAATGADVSRFMARDHGYCPHVVVRRKALVLEDVCDYPRFAGNPVVDEIGIRSYLGAPLIDRTGIALGTICVVDTEPRPWGRAGLETIKALAAELAEQIHRREDVGI
- a CDS encoding ATP-binding protein; protein product: MSQLRAPAARPERREGGGRHGRSGSRTPAAGPRSPRTPPSGRQQPRPASAPESRIRPRLLRSAVIPAVVATLSGAAAVLFTIRSTALRPSIALWLALLGSAALAIAAVVAAVLSANRTARSVADRCDRLRRSTARSQAELRTVMEGLRRGERPGPRCDIAVPDGEADEFELLAHELNRSHDAAVAAVVQASRLAGAGSDQRVEVFVNLARRLQSLVHREIQLLDELENEVEDPELLKGLFHVDHLATRIRRHAENLAVLGGAISRRQWSNPVTMTEVLRSSIAEVEQYPRVKLVPPIDGTLRGHAVADVIHLLAELVENATLFSAPHTQVLLRASHVTAGLAVEVEDRGLGMSADEQHRMNSLLADPDQANVAKMLQDGRIGLFVVSALARRHGVAVRLQSNIYGGIQAVLVLPKGLLGEEADAAPQTGQTPVYEPDRIGPNSVVPPPVHNAPAPATASAPVTDPPPTTTPVGGPQRSLTYVTTGPGIPHQPPQRPAHPPRPAQRPDATAHSPLPTPGATGPRPTLPKRRAQEHLAPQLRHDPVPRPAEEQAIHDPGLIAAFQRGIGLAQNQSPPTAPHEPHLRGDTHKE